From the Thermococcus sp. 21S7 genome, the window CCGTCGACGGTGACGAGCATGCCGTCCTTGAGGAGCTTGGTGGCCTCCTTGGTACCGACGACGGCCGGGATGCCGAGCTCCCTACTAACGATGGCGGCGTGGCAGGTCCTTCCGCCCTCGTCGGTGACGATTGCGCTGGCCCTCTTCATGGCCGGAACCATGTCCGGGTTGGTCATGGTGGTGACGAGAACGTCGCCCTCCTTGACCTTGTCGATCTCGCTTGCCTCGAATATGACGACAACCTTACCGGCACCAACGCCGGGTGAAGCTCCAAGACCCTTGAGAAGGACGTTCATCTCCTCGGTCATCTCAGCCTCCTCCGTCTTGACCTCCTCCTTAAGGGTGGTGATCGGCCTGCTCTGAACGATGTAGAGCTTGCCGTCGTCCTTGTCGTAGGCCCACTCGATGTCCTGCGGCCAGCCGTAGTGCTCCTCGATCTTGGCACCGATCTTGGCAACCTCGATGATCTGCTCCTCGGTGAGAACCTGCTTCTCAACCCACTCCGGGCCGAGGAAGTCGGCGACCTTGACGTAGATGGTGCCCTTGCCGGTCTCCGGGTTGCGGACGACCATGACCTCCTTCTTGGCGATGTACTTCTCCTTTATCTTCCAGGTGCCCTTCTCGACGATGTACTCGTCCGGGGAAACGCTGCCGCTGACGACGGCCTCACCGAGGCCCCAAGCGGCGTTGATCATTATCTCGCTCCTGTCGTTGGTGACCGGGTTGGCGGTGAACATGACACCGCTGGTCTCACTGTTGACCATCTTCTGGACGACGGCGCTGAGGTAGACCTTGCTGTGGTCGAAGCCCTGCTTGGCCCTGTAGAAGGTGGCTCTAGCCGTCCAGAGGCTGGCCCAGCACTTCTTGACCTTGTCTATAACGTCGTCAACACCGTAGACGTCGAGGTAGGTCTCCTGCTGGCCGGCGAAGCTGGCCTCGGGGAGGTCCTCAGCGGTGGCAGAAGAGCGAACGGCAACGTAAACGGCATCCTTGCTGAACCTCTGGGAAAGCTCCTTGTAAGCCTTCTCAATCTCTTCGGCGATCTCCGGGAGCATCGGAAGCTCGATTATCTTCTGTCTGATCTTAGCGGTGTTCTCCTGGAGCTGTTTGGAGTCATCAACGTTGGTCTCGGCGATGACGCCCATAATCCACTCCTGGAGGGTCTTACCATCCTCAAGCTTGACGTTCTCAACGAAGTACTTGTATGCCTCGGCGGTAACACAGAAGCCGGGCGGAACCGGAATACCGGCGTTGGTCATTTCCCCAAGGTTGGCACCCTTTCCGCCAACAAGAGCGACGTCGCCCTTTCCGAGTTCCTCAAACCATCTTATAAATTTGTATTCGCTCATGCGAATCCCTCCACAATCTTTTACTGCGGGTGATATATCGAGGGTTCATATTTAAAATTAACTATCCAAGGCTGTTCTCTGGCGTACATGAATGAAAAAGAAGGCAAATGTGTCCATTAGTAGAATAAGGTTACCCTAAAACTTTCTGACATAAACAATAAAGTTCCCGTTTTGGAATTCCTTTGCAATCCGATAGTTGCCGCTGCTCTCTATGTTGAGTTCTGGATCAGATTTCACGCGGACTATGACATCATAGCGGCCCTCTGAGATGCGCTCCCGCACCTGCGGGACGTCCATTATCACCTGAATGGTGGCGTCCGGATAGTAGAGGCCTGCCATTGTGTACATCTTCTGCGAGACGAGCAGCCAGTCCGCGGGATAGTTCTTGGAGGCGTACTCAAAAACCTCCACGTAGATTGCTCCCTGCTTGTCCCAATCGTCCTTGAGGGCCGAGGCGTCCCCCCAGATGGGCACTAGGAAGAGCACTAGGAGCAGGACGGCAACGTGCTTTTTGTATTCCCCTGCTCTGGTGGCTTCTGAGAGGACATTTGAGATTCCCCACAGCCCATGGGCAGCCAGGAGCGCCAGCGCAGGCGAGAGGAATGTTATGAACCTCTCCTCCTTGTGGGTCACAGTCATTATGCCGAGCAGGCCCACGAAGAGCCAGCTAATCAGGAGCCAGCCCTCTTCGTCTTTCTTGAGCAGGACGAAGCCTATGGCCGCAAGGAGGGCGATTACTCCTATGGTGTTGATGAGCATCCCGATATAGTCAAAGGCCGATACGGGGGGTGCGTTGGTCACGTACTGGGTTGCAACGCTGAAGGGTTTGAAGGCTCCGCCGTAGTGGATGTGTCCCATGTACAGCCAGGGAAGGAGCGTTATCGCCAGCAGGGCGAAGCCGATGGGGTACTCCCTCTTCTTTACCCATTCCCAGTGCTCGGTCAGGTACAGGTACGCCACCGTAACCCCGATTATTGACAGACCGGTGTACCTGGTGAGTATCGCTATTCCCGCCACGATGAAGGAGAGGTATAACCTCCAGGTGGAACCGTTTTTCCTGCCGGTGTACAGGAGGTAGATGGACAGGGTGTAGAAGAAGGTGAACTCGCTGTGGACGAGTTCCCTGGTTCCCATAGCGAACGCCAGGGGGTTGAAGATGTAGAGTGCAGCCGCCAGAATGGCCTTCACTTCATCGTTCCACATCCTGAGGGCGAAGAGGTAGGTGAGGCCGGCCGTAAGCGAGTAGAAAACTGCCGACACCAGCCGGGCGAGGGTCACGTGATGTTCCGGCGAGAAAAACCTGAAGAGTACGGTGAGGGTGTAGACGTAAACGGGCGGGCGGTACATCATGTAAACGCCCTGGTACGTGTAGTTTGTTATTCCGTGGAGGAGGTTTCTGGCAATGTCGATGTAGAGTGCTCCGTCGTAGGTTATGGTCTTTGAGGGGAGCGCTATAACTGCCAGAATTAGGGTGAAGAGTGATATCCCTGCGCTTACTAAAAACTCTCGGTTTCCCGAAATTCTCCTCATGTCAACCCCTGTTACTCATACGGGTGTTGCTATTTAAACATTTCGAAATTTAAAAAGTTAAAAGGATCAGTTAAACCTCGGCATGGGGTGGGCACTGAGGAGTTCGTTCAGCATGTCTATAGCGTCCTCCTTCCCGTAGGCGTAGCCGAAGTAGCGGTACATTGTGAGCACCGCGTCAAGGGGATGAACCTCCCTGTTGGGGTCGAACGTATCCTCAATGAACCTGAGCGTCTTCTCTTCGGCTTCCGTGAGTCCGGCCACGTGGTAGATGTAAACCATCTGAGCGTAGGTCGCCCTGGAATACGCGTATTCGTATTTCTCTGCCTTGAGCTTTCCGTTCTCCTCCTGCTCTCCAGTCATCCACTGGGCTGCCTTTTTAACGGAGTCCAGAACGCTTTCGTTGCCCGTCAGCTGATAGTACCTCGCCAGGCTGGAGGCGACCGCTATGGTTGTGCCGAGGTTGTCGTTCCAGCTCCCGTCCCCCCTCTGCTCCTTCAGCAGCTGGTTGACGATGTTCTTCTCCGTCGTGGCGTTCAATATGCCGAGATCCTTGTAAACTGGAAGCATGAGGGCGTTCGTTACCATTCCCCCGTGCTGGTCCTTGGGGGTCGTCATAAAGAAGTCTCCGCGTTCCCTGTCCTTCAGCAGCTTGAGCGACCTCTCCTTTCCGTCGAAGTTAACGTCCTTCAGGGGTTCGAGGGTGTACGAGGTGTACAGCGTGAAGTCGTTGGGTGGAACCCCCCAGGGGAACGCTCCGTTCTCCATCTCCTTGTACGAAAGCCAGCGAAGGAGCCAGTCCCTTCTTGCCTTGAAGCTCTCATCGCCGGTCTTCTTGTAAAGGCGCGAGTACAGGTCAACCATCCACGCGTTGAGGTTGAAGTACGCCTTGTATCTGCTGTCGAAGTCCGCGTAGTTGTAACCGGTCCAGAACTTCTCCAAGAAGTTCACCAGCGGGGAGTATTCGCCTGTGTAGTTAACTGGAAGCGGCTGCTCGATCCGTAGATCCGGCTCCGGGATGAAGCGGTATATAACGGAATTTCCGTTGCAGAACTCCAGCTTGAAGTGGGTGTCGTAGGGGGCGTACTCCATGAGGCCGTAGCGGATGAGGCCGTATGAATAGCGCCTCCTATCAACGAAGATGTAGCTCACGTTGTATTTTTTCATGAGGTAGTACGCCCATTCCCTCTGGTTTGAGCTGAACATCACGACGTGGTCAAAGTACGCCTGTGTGGCCTCCCGCACCGTCGGAGCCTCGCCGAAGAAGCCCTGGTAGACCTTCTTCCAGATAACGACGTCCTTCCTCTTTGTGTTGCCTATAAGCAGATACCCCATGTCCCACCAGACCAGTATCGTGGCGTTTTCCGGCGTGTTCTGGGTTATCCACTCGTAGGCCTCTTTATCGCTCACCGTGGGTGCTTCAACGTATTTATAGGCTCCGTAAACGCCCTGGGCGAGGGGGGAGACCAGAATTAGCAGAATTATGAACGAGGTGAGCCACCTCTTCTTTGACACATCCCGTATCCACTCCGCACCGAAGCCCCTGACGCCCTCGAAGGCTTTTCTGAGCGTTGGACCTATGGCAGGGAATATGACATCGATGAGGTACTCGGCGGCCATTGCGGAGAGGGGTATGGCCGCGTAGGGGTCACGGAAGCGGAAGGAGATTCCGCCGGCGAATATGAACCCCCACGCCCACAGAACAAAGCCACGTCTTATGCCCCCTCGCCTGAAGTAGTACGGACTCGCTATTGCCCCGAAAACGAGCTGAACAACTCCTATCCATTTGAAGTATCCGAGGAAGCTGACCTCGCTCCTCTGGAGCCTCAGAGCGAGCTCTCCCAGCGTGGAGTGTATGAAAGAGACCTGTGTGTACGCCAGGACCGCAACCACCGCGAGGGCCACGAAGTAGTGGAGATGCCTCTTTATGAAATCCCACCAGTACGAGACGAGCACGAGGAGCGCGGCTAGAACGAAGAATATCCATCCCCTGTGGGTTATCATGTACAAGGCAAAGACCAGGGCCAGCGGGATTAGGTCCCGGATTTTCTTCGATTTAAGGAGCCTTATCCCAAAGAGCATGCTGAGGGAGAACAGGAACAGTCCCAGGTTCTCGGGTATGTACAGGCTCGTTCTGTAGATGAAGTTCGGAGCGAACGCCAGAAGGGTCACGGCGAGGAGTGCACGCTTTTTGTCCTCCATGAGCTCCTTGAAGGCGAGATAGAAGCCCAGAACGGCCAGGGTGCCGTAGACCGCTGGGAGAACGAAGAACAGGTAGTCCGAGGGGAAAATCTTGTAGAACGCGGCCCCGATTATGTGGAACATGGGGGGGTAGCTGTATGCCCGGAGGCCGAGCAGGGATGGGATATCCTTGGATATTGAGCCCAGGCCGTAGTGGACGATTCTCAGGGTTATATCCTTGTGGAGGTATTCATCGTAAGTGGCAAGCAGGAGCGTCCTGTGAGGTATCATCCTGATGATGAAGGACGCGATAAGAAGCAGCGGGAGGTAGAGGCTCTCCTTTTTCATTCCACGACACCCCTCAAGTTTTTAAGTCCTTCTCTTAACATTAATTGGTGGTAAAGTGAGGGGGTTAAAAATCTTTAGCCTTGCCTTCTTTTCGTACCTCGCCATTTCACTGTACGCCAACTATTTCGACGGGGAGCTTGCAAGGGTCATATACTCTCGCGGTTTGGAGCCTTCAATGCTCCTTCTGGGGGCGGTTTACGCCGTTGCGTTCTTCTCGGTATTTGCTCTGGGATACGTTTCCCAGATAAAGCTCAGCCCGGCTTTTTTAGCGGTACTCTTCCTGGTGCTTTCCTTCCATGACTTTCCCGTGATTCCAGCCCTGGCGGCCCTGATTTTGACTGCCTACCGGTTGGGGATAAGCCCCTTTCGGGTGTTTCCTCACATATCCCTCCTCGTTGCCCTGCTGATTCCCATCAGCCTCTATGCTGTAATCGGCGTTCCGTTCTTCGAGCGTGCCCTCAGGTACGAGCTCGTCGGCCCCCTGGTGCTGGCCGCCATTCTGGCCGTCATAGGGATGGCGTACTCCAGGGTTTCCCTTCGATGGAAGACCATCCTGATGGTAGTTTATTCTACCCTGTTCTTTCTGGGCACGTTCCGTTCCCTCGTCCTCCTGGTGTACATCTCATACTTTCTGGTGGTCTACCTGGACTATCCAGAGCTCAGGAGATGGCTGGCTGCCCTCAGCGCGGTCCCCGTTCTCTTGATACTCTGCATGAGTGGGGGTTTGGGGGGGATGTTAATACGCATTGGTTTTACCTTCATGACTTTTCACAACCTCGTTCGCCTTTCGCTTCCCTGGGGCTTCTTCCATGGCTCGCTGCTCTTCAGCGATAACCCCCGCCATCTGGTGGCTTCCCTGTTCGGCGCTTCCACCAATTATACGTACTTCTTTTTTGGCCAGCCTATAGCGGATTTTGGCATACTGGGGATTTTGGAGGCGTTTCTGCTCGGAACCCTTCTCTACAACAGTGAACG encodes:
- the ppsA gene encoding phosphoenolpyruvate synthase — encoded protein: MSEYKFIRWFEELGKGDVALVGGKGANLGEMTNAGIPVPPGFCVTAEAYKYFVENVKLEDGKTLQEWIMGVIAETNVDDSKQLQENTAKIRQKIIELPMLPEIAEEIEKAYKELSQRFSKDAVYVAVRSSATAEDLPEASFAGQQETYLDVYGVDDVIDKVKKCWASLWTARATFYRAKQGFDHSKVYLSAVVQKMVNSETSGVMFTANPVTNDRSEIMINAAWGLGEAVVSGSVSPDEYIVEKGTWKIKEKYIAKKEVMVVRNPETGKGTIYVKVADFLGPEWVEKQVLTEEQIIEVAKIGAKIEEHYGWPQDIEWAYDKDDGKLYIVQSRPITTLKEEVKTEEAEMTEEMNVLLKGLGASPGVGAGKVVVIFEASEIDKVKEGDVLVTTMTNPDMVPAMKRASAIVTDEGGRTCHAAIVSRELGIPAVVGTKEATKLLKDGMLVTVDGTRGVVYEGIVKSLVKKEEEEKAGGQVVVAGAPLVTATEVKVNVSMPEVAERAAATGADGVGLLRAEHMILGIGAHPIKFIREGKEEELVEKLVEGIRTVVEAFYPRRVWYRTLDAPTNEFRELPGGEEEPDERNPMLGWRGIRRGLDQPELLRAEFKAIKRLVDEGYDNIGVMLPLVSHPEQIRKAKEIALEVGLVPHKDVEWGVMIETPASALIIEDLIKEGIDFISFGTNDLTQYTLAIDRDNERVFKLYDEKHPAVLKLIENVIKTCKKYGVETSICGQAGSDPRMVKLLVRLGIDSVSANPDAVELVRKTVAREEARLRLEAARKALFE
- a CDS encoding glycosyltransferase family 39 protein, encoding MRRISGNREFLVSAGISLFTLILAVIALPSKTITYDGALYIDIARNLLHGITNYTYQGVYMMYRPPVYVYTLTVLFRFFSPEHHVTLARLVSAVFYSLTAGLTYLFALRMWNDEVKAILAAALYIFNPLAFAMGTRELVHSEFTFFYTLSIYLLYTGRKNGSTWRLYLSFIVAGIAILTRYTGLSIIGVTVAYLYLTEHWEWVKKREYPIGFALLAITLLPWLYMGHIHYGGAFKPFSVATQYVTNAPPVSAFDYIGMLINTIGVIALLAAIGFVLLKKDEEGWLLISWLFVGLLGIMTVTHKEERFITFLSPALALLAAHGLWGISNVLSEATRAGEYKKHVAVLLLVLFLVPIWGDASALKDDWDKQGAIYVEVFEYASKNYPADWLLVSQKMYTMAGLYYPDATIQVIMDVPQVRERISEGRYDVIVRVKSDPELNIESSGNYRIAKEFQNGNFIVYVRKF
- a CDS encoding glycosyltransferase family 39 protein, which produces MKKESLYLPLLLIASFIIRMIPHRTLLLATYDEYLHKDITLRIVHYGLGSISKDIPSLLGLRAYSYPPMFHIIGAAFYKIFPSDYLFFVLPAVYGTLAVLGFYLAFKELMEDKKRALLAVTLLAFAPNFIYRTSLYIPENLGLFLFSLSMLFGIRLLKSKKIRDLIPLALVFALYMITHRGWIFFVLAALLVLVSYWWDFIKRHLHYFVALAVVAVLAYTQVSFIHSTLGELALRLQRSEVSFLGYFKWIGVVQLVFGAIASPYYFRRGGIRRGFVLWAWGFIFAGGISFRFRDPYAAIPLSAMAAEYLIDVIFPAIGPTLRKAFEGVRGFGAEWIRDVSKKRWLTSFIILLILVSPLAQGVYGAYKYVEAPTVSDKEAYEWITQNTPENATILVWWDMGYLLIGNTKRKDVVIWKKVYQGFFGEAPTVREATQAYFDHVVMFSSNQREWAYYLMKKYNVSYIFVDRRRYSYGLIRYGLMEYAPYDTHFKLEFCNGNSVIYRFIPEPDLRIEQPLPVNYTGEYSPLVNFLEKFWTGYNYADFDSRYKAYFNLNAWMVDLYSRLYKKTGDESFKARRDWLLRWLSYKEMENGAFPWGVPPNDFTLYTSYTLEPLKDVNFDGKERSLKLLKDRERGDFFMTTPKDQHGGMVTNALMLPVYKDLGILNATTEKNIVNQLLKEQRGDGSWNDNLGTTIAVASSLARYYQLTGNESVLDSVKKAAQWMTGEQEENGKLKAEKYEYAYSRATYAQMVYIYHVAGLTEAEEKTLRFIEDTFDPNREVHPLDAVLTMYRYFGYAYGKEDAIDMLNELLSAHPMPRFN